In the Chromatiaceae bacterium genome, one interval contains:
- a CDS encoding toll/interleukin-1 receptor domain-containing protein, which produces MDERQRKVFISHTGAEREIALALQDRLQADFGQAVKVFVSSDLVSIKAGEIWLNAVEKALRDAVAVIVVCSPASVSRPWVQFEAGGGWVRRIPVVPFCHSGMIPKKLPTPFNLLHGVVANRPEGFESLYASLSDTLGVAKPEADFALVVDTMKRLEKKLSRVTKAPPLLPRSMQRLHERMKARRDPDVRLHTFLGQDAKPVALEGDALPVDITNVMRLWADPAFDNSIRATLSRGDDRQVIRVRFTNHKGSVPGDVTIRPLGFRAIAVARRQRFLEIDLRAPLSGGGNDGREPALGVAFRLIDGQATQWTYGNRDMRQVFRIPVSDAWTRIALDLRGDWELFESDGNYHYAADKPRFTVISAVVIEVGTPGGSRPGAGAGELEISAMRLCTALPDGGHDAPC; this is translated from the coding sequence ATGGACGAACGGCAACGAAAGGTCTTCATCAGCCACACCGGTGCCGAGCGCGAGATCGCACTCGCATTGCAGGACCGGCTGCAAGCGGATTTCGGGCAGGCGGTCAAAGTGTTCGTGTCATCCGACCTGGTCTCTATCAAGGCGGGTGAGATCTGGCTGAACGCGGTGGAGAAGGCATTGCGCGATGCGGTGGCGGTGATCGTCGTGTGCAGCCCCGCGTCGGTGAGCCGGCCCTGGGTCCAGTTCGAGGCAGGGGGTGGCTGGGTTCGCAGGATCCCCGTGGTTCCCTTCTGTCATTCCGGGATGATCCCGAAGAAACTGCCGACGCCCTTCAACCTGCTGCATGGCGTCGTGGCCAACCGGCCAGAGGGGTTCGAAAGCCTGTATGCCTCGCTCTCGGACACGCTCGGGGTCGCCAAGCCCGAAGCGGATTTCGCACTCGTCGTCGACACAATGAAGCGGCTCGAGAAGAAGCTCTCACGGGTCACCAAGGCGCCACCGCTGCTGCCGCGGTCGATGCAGCGACTCCACGAGCGGATGAAGGCGCGCCGCGATCCGGACGTCCGGTTGCACACCTTTCTCGGCCAGGACGCCAAACCCGTCGCGCTGGAAGGCGATGCCTTGCCCGTCGATATCACGAACGTGATGCGCCTGTGGGCCGACCCGGCGTTCGACAACAGCATCCGGGCGACGTTGAGCCGCGGCGACGACCGACAGGTGATCCGGGTGCGCTTCACGAATCACAAGGGCAGCGTGCCGGGTGACGTGACGATCCGTCCGCTCGGTTTCCGTGCCATCGCGGTGGCGCGCCGGCAGCGATTCCTGGAGATCGACCTGCGTGCACCGCTTTCCGGCGGAGGCAACGACGGGCGTGAGCCGGCACTTGGCGTGGCGTTTCGTCTGATCGACGGGCAGGCGACCCAATGGACCTACGGGAACAGGGACATGCGTCAGGTGTTCAGGATTCCGGTTTCCGATGCGTGGACGCGCATCGCGCTGGACCTGCGCGGAGACTGGGAGCTGTTCGAGTCGGACGGCAACTACCACTACGCGGCGGACAAACCCAGGTTCACGGTGATCTCGGCGGTCGTGATCGAGGTCGGAACGCCCGGGGGCAGCCGACCCGGTGCCGGCGCCGGCGAGCTGGAGATCTCGGCGATGCGCCTGTGCACGGCCTTGCCCGACGGAGGGCACGACGCCCCATGCTGA
- a CDS encoding CHAT domain-containing protein translates to MSKDDDSIKVLIDGVQRGTEALGDWNATVYEIDGLARGEAERVKLDAIEPDAVLELELANGNRILVAAADAGRYLGEPVDRGGDVGEALEIGQVLRFSGTRLPQGVSRDGLGAWVLKGLKIFRRGPAAMTALIAAGAFQDAQLDDRDGLYRCATDGFRLTRVDALPKSDEAALIFIHGTASSTEGSFRDLWANPDYLGSLVKGYGARIYAFEHRSLTESPIANALALVERLPVGARVHLVSHSRGGMIGELLARANRVDLEPFTDDEVERFVQHAGRARRDSSAFEADARRLRELNQALRSRKIVVERFVRVACPARGTTLASGRLDRWASVMLNLLGRGFDAAGNIIPGMVPVAKGYGLLKQFLLAVVGQRTDARILPGIEAMMPDSPLVGLLNAPDVNVLNPVHVVAGDYQGDGLLAWLGDCLTEVFYGGQTDLVVNTPSMSGGAARVQGIYLKPTSGPQVTHFSYFENDESALPLLGALHGDDSPFELLQGPSRAAISRGGRKPKPKKDAPIVCILPGIMGSHIQLGRNRIWFEPISMWSGEMERLRIGAGGEVSADGWMDRSYEDLARFLADTHEVRPFAYDWRLSITDAARKFGKVLADAMDEAESRRQPLRIVAHSMGGLVARLALQDQWDRFKAIPGSRLLQLGTPNRGSHSIAAVLMARDDFVQLIERWFDWKHNMREFLEIVRDFPGVLELLPWPGEDGRAGDGVDYFDAGLWKAWYEQDGDPKRDSSWLPPQKDPLGDARKAIGTLQAAALDPECTLYVAGHAPTPNAVRVVDGRVEIGTINEGDGRVPWKTGIPAGVPVWYVDASHGDLANHEPAFQAYLDLLNTGDTRQGALTRTPPVSRGDSVPVFQARGLDAHALYPSVDEVLAAAVGGTRPSLRPVVAREPLAMLEVFHGSLASAEAPVLIGAYANDSLRGSAKVLDAHLGGQLQRTFDLGRYPSEPGDAMVFMNPEPGGKPSGAIVVGLGTLGDLLPGMLTRALTNGLLEFARNQEQCQSSGEPGSTRLVVCALLVGTGFTGLTIEVGSRCLLDALRLANEALRRIDSRVRIGRLRVYEEAEDRAVAVVESFRELLRDAQFEHVAQTDGRLHIAAGGYRGRCTSSAAPSGAYRVLVVDENGSLRFTVITDRARNEVAIEPDQRQAVDGLIDSITGATRDQPGLSRALFELLVPNGMKEAVAQVRSLMMSVDAKAASYPWELMRDSDPSDDGPLSTRVELVRQLASAHGRGRVPTVTEASIFIVGDTQSGMVELKGAQKEAEIVAAAFRHKDYQTVNLLLRASPQLVFDGLFNGRYRIMHLAGHGVVREGENGLTGMVLGPHTYLTPAQVSKLRHVPEFVFINCCYLGSTKDDAQPRWGRLAANLATQFIEMGCKAVIAAGWAVDDNAANLFAEVFYEAMLDGQRFGEAVRRARDATFRRYRQSNTWGAYQAYGDELYRFADTAWSEEQADEYVNASRLIADLDMYAARLQGATDKEKHGYYYRQIEKIEQLARVSVFQNAGVREKLAAAWAELGEMERAINHYRAALGMEDAAFSLKALEQLANQETRYGARLLEDTATGRYALGSEYLKTAYERLKQLIAIAPTVERYSLLGSYWKRRARAERARGNRGRVKGHLGHMREAYWDAAEYARQRTGEWHYYPLFNALDGDFLAAAWNDRKTFDARAGQLPDLLQAGRADAQRKLVESRDFFNALADAEAQRIDALWACYDGRDKEAITNTAVAARLATVYLDVMRRIGSAREHDSAADQFDFLVRMLPTDNKADDLKRALSGVALKIRQAAD, encoded by the coding sequence ATGAGCAAAGACGACGACAGCATCAAGGTGCTCATTGACGGTGTGCAACGAGGCACGGAGGCGCTGGGTGACTGGAACGCCACCGTCTACGAGATCGATGGACTGGCACGGGGCGAGGCGGAGCGGGTCAAGCTCGATGCCATCGAGCCGGACGCGGTGCTGGAACTCGAGCTGGCCAACGGCAACCGCATCCTGGTCGCCGCGGCCGATGCCGGACGTTACCTGGGTGAACCCGTCGATCGCGGTGGCGACGTCGGCGAGGCGCTCGAGATTGGCCAGGTGCTGCGTTTTTCCGGTACGCGCCTCCCTCAAGGCGTCTCGCGCGACGGTCTCGGTGCCTGGGTCCTGAAGGGTCTGAAGATCTTCCGCCGTGGCCCCGCGGCGATGACCGCACTGATTGCCGCGGGTGCCTTCCAGGATGCACAGCTCGACGATCGTGATGGCCTGTACCGGTGCGCCACGGATGGGTTTCGCCTGACCCGGGTCGATGCACTGCCGAAGTCGGACGAGGCCGCGTTGATCTTCATCCATGGCACGGCATCGTCCACCGAGGGAAGTTTCAGGGACCTCTGGGCCAATCCGGACTACCTCGGCAGTCTCGTGAAGGGCTATGGCGCGCGCATCTACGCGTTCGAGCACCGCAGCCTGACCGAGAGTCCGATCGCCAACGCCCTCGCGCTGGTCGAGAGACTGCCGGTCGGCGCACGTGTACACCTGGTCAGCCATTCGCGTGGCGGCATGATCGGTGAGTTGCTGGCACGCGCCAATCGCGTCGACCTGGAGCCCTTCACCGACGACGAGGTCGAGCGCTTCGTACAACACGCCGGGCGGGCCCGCAGGGACAGCTCTGCCTTCGAAGCGGACGCCAGGCGCCTGCGCGAACTCAACCAGGCGTTGCGCTCACGCAAGATCGTCGTCGAACGTTTCGTGCGGGTCGCCTGTCCGGCGCGCGGCACGACACTGGCTTCCGGCCGGCTCGACCGCTGGGCGAGCGTCATGCTGAACCTGCTGGGCAGGGGCTTCGATGCCGCCGGCAACATCATCCCTGGCATGGTACCGGTCGCCAAGGGTTACGGCCTGTTGAAGCAGTTCCTGCTCGCGGTCGTCGGTCAGCGTACCGACGCGCGCATCCTGCCGGGCATCGAGGCGATGATGCCCGATTCGCCGCTGGTCGGCCTGCTCAACGCGCCGGACGTCAATGTACTGAATCCGGTACATGTGGTGGCCGGGGACTACCAGGGCGATGGCCTGCTGGCGTGGCTCGGTGACTGTCTGACCGAGGTCTTCTACGGCGGTCAGACCGACCTCGTGGTGAACACACCGTCCATGAGCGGCGGTGCGGCGCGTGTCCAGGGCATCTACCTGAAGCCGACCAGCGGCCCGCAGGTGACCCATTTCAGTTATTTCGAGAACGACGAGAGCGCCCTGCCATTGCTCGGGGCACTGCACGGCGACGACAGCCCCTTCGAACTCCTGCAGGGGCCCTCGCGTGCCGCGATCAGCCGCGGTGGCAGGAAGCCCAAGCCCAAGAAGGACGCGCCGATCGTGTGCATCCTGCCCGGCATCATGGGCAGCCACATCCAGCTCGGCCGCAACCGCATCTGGTTCGAGCCGATCAGCATGTGGTCGGGCGAGATGGAGCGACTGCGCATCGGTGCGGGCGGCGAGGTGTCGGCCGACGGCTGGATGGATCGCAGCTACGAAGACCTCGCGCGGTTCCTCGCCGATACCCACGAGGTGCGGCCCTTTGCCTACGACTGGCGCCTGTCGATCACCGATGCCGCACGCAAGTTTGGCAAGGTGCTCGCCGATGCGATGGACGAAGCCGAGTCGCGCCGCCAGCCGCTGCGCATCGTCGCGCACTCGATGGGTGGCCTGGTCGCGCGGCTGGCGCTGCAGGACCAGTGGGATCGCTTCAAGGCGATACCGGGCAGCCGCCTGCTGCAGCTCGGCACGCCGAACCGGGGTTCGCATTCGATCGCGGCGGTGCTGATGGCGCGCGACGACTTCGTGCAGCTGATCGAGCGCTGGTTCGACTGGAAGCACAACATGCGCGAGTTCCTGGAGATCGTGCGCGACTTTCCGGGCGTGCTGGAACTCCTGCCGTGGCCGGGCGAGGACGGCAGGGCCGGCGATGGTGTCGATTATTTCGACGCGGGGCTGTGGAAGGCCTGGTATGAGCAGGACGGGGATCCGAAGCGAGACAGCAGCTGGCTGCCGCCGCAGAAGGACCCGCTGGGAGATGCGCGCAAGGCGATCGGCACGTTGCAGGCCGCTGCACTCGATCCGGAGTGCACGCTCTACGTCGCCGGACACGCGCCGACGCCGAACGCGGTCCGCGTGGTCGATGGGCGGGTCGAGATCGGCACCATCAACGAAGGCGACGGGCGGGTGCCATGGAAGACCGGGATCCCGGCCGGGGTGCCGGTCTGGTATGTCGATGCGTCACACGGCGACCTGGCCAACCACGAGCCGGCCTTCCAGGCGTACCTCGACCTGCTGAACACCGGCGATACCCGCCAGGGCGCGCTGACGCGTACACCGCCGGTGTCGCGCGGCGACAGCGTCCCGGTGTTCCAGGCGCGCGGCCTGGATGCACACGCGCTGTATCCGAGCGTCGACGAGGTGCTCGCCGCGGCCGTCGGCGGGACGCGACCGAGCCTGCGGCCGGTTGTGGCCAGGGAGCCGTTGGCGATGCTCGAGGTCTTCCATGGCAGCCTGGCGAGCGCCGAGGCGCCGGTGCTGATCGGTGCCTATGCCAACGACAGCCTGCGCGGCAGCGCCAAGGTCCTGGACGCCCATCTCGGTGGGCAGTTGCAGCGTACCTTCGATCTCGGGCGCTACCCGTCGGAACCCGGCGACGCGATGGTCTTCATGAATCCGGAGCCCGGCGGCAAACCGAGCGGCGCGATCGTCGTGGGTCTGGGAACCCTCGGCGACCTGCTGCCGGGGATGTTGACACGGGCGCTGACCAACGGCCTGCTGGAGTTCGCGCGCAATCAGGAGCAGTGCCAATCCTCGGGCGAGCCCGGTTCGACGCGCCTCGTGGTGTGTGCATTGCTTGTCGGCACCGGCTTCACCGGTCTGACGATCGAGGTCGGCAGCCGTTGCCTGCTGGATGCGCTGCGGCTCGCGAACGAGGCGCTGCGCCGCATCGACTCGCGGGTGCGCATCGGCCGGCTCAGGGTCTACGAGGAGGCGGAAGACCGTGCGGTCGCCGTGGTCGAGAGCTTCCGTGAGCTCCTGCGCGACGCGCAGTTCGAGCATGTCGCACAGACCGACGGGCGCCTGCATATCGCGGCCGGCGGTTACCGGGGACGTTGTACGTCGAGTGCCGCGCCATCGGGCGCCTATCGGGTGCTGGTGGTCGACGAAAACGGCAGCCTGCGTTTCACCGTCATCACCGACCGGGCGCGCAACGAGGTGGCGATCGAGCCGGACCAGCGCCAGGCGGTGGACGGCCTGATCGACTCGATCACGGGTGCCACCCGCGATCAGCCGGGCCTGTCGCGGGCCCTGTTCGAACTCCTGGTGCCGAACGGCATGAAAGAGGCGGTGGCCCAGGTGCGTTCCCTGATGATGTCGGTCGACGCGAAGGCCGCGTCTTATCCCTGGGAGCTGATGCGCGACAGCGATCCCTCGGACGACGGCCCCCTGTCGACGCGCGTCGAGCTGGTGCGCCAGCTGGCATCGGCACATGGTCGCGGCCGGGTGCCGACGGTCACCGAGGCGAGCATCTTCATCGTCGGCGATACGCAGTCCGGGATGGTCGAACTCAAGGGTGCGCAGAAGGAGGCGGAGATCGTCGCGGCGGCCTTCCGGCACAAGGATTACCAGACGGTCAACCTGCTGTTGCGTGCCAGCCCGCAGCTGGTGTTCGACGGCCTGTTCAACGGCCGCTACCGCATCATGCACCTGGCCGGTCACGGCGTGGTCCGCGAGGGTGAGAACGGTCTCACCGGGATGGTACTGGGTCCGCACACCTACCTGACGCCGGCGCAGGTGAGCAAGCTCAGGCATGTCCCGGAGTTCGTGTTCATCAACTGCTGCTATCTCGGCAGCACCAAGGACGACGCCCAGCCGCGCTGGGGACGGCTGGCCGCCAATCTGGCGACGCAGTTCATCGAGATGGGCTGCAAGGCGGTGATCGCGGCCGGCTGGGCAGTCGACGACAACGCCGCGAATCTGTTCGCGGAAGTCTTCTACGAGGCGATGCTCGACGGCCAGCGGTTTGGCGAAGCCGTGCGGCGGGCGCGCGATGCCACCTTCCGGCGTTATCGGCAGAGCAACACCTGGGGCGCCTACCAGGCGTACGGTGACGAACTCTACCGCTTTGCCGACACCGCCTGGAGCGAAGAGCAAGCGGACGAGTACGTCAATGCCAGCCGGCTGATCGCCGATCTCGACATGTATGCCGCGCGCCTGCAGGGTGCCACGGACAAGGAGAAGCACGGCTACTACTACAGGCAGATCGAAAAGATCGAACAGCTCGCGCGCGTATCGGTGTTCCAGAACGCCGGCGTGCGCGAAAAGCTCGCGGCGGCGTGGGCGGAACTGGGCGAGATGGAGCGTGCGATCAACCATTACCGTGCCGCGCTCGGCATGGAGGATGCCGCCTTCAGCCTGAAGGCGCTGGAGCAGCTGGCGAACCAGGAGACCCGCTACGGTGCGCGACTGCTGGAGGACACCGCGACCGGCAGATACGCGCTCGGCAGCGAGTACCTGAAAACGGCGTACGAACGTCTGAAACAGTTGATCGCGATCGCGCCGACCGTCGAGCGTTACTCGCTGCTCGGTTCGTATTGGAAACGGCGGGCGCGCGCTGAGCGCGCGCGCGGCAATCGCGGTCGTGTCAAAGGTCACCTGGGACATATGCGGGAGGCGTACTGGGACGCCGCGGAGTACGCGCGCCAACGCACCGGCGAGTGGCACTACTATCCCTTGTTCAATGCGCTGGACGGCGATTTCCTGGCCGCGGCATGGAACGATCGCAAGACGTTCGACGCGCGCGCCGGCCAGTTGCCGGATCTGCTGCAGGCGGGTCGGGCGGATGCCCAGCGCAAGCTTGTCGAGAGCCGCGACTTCTTCAATGCGCTCGCCGATGCCGAGGCACAGCGCATCGACGCCTTGTGGGCCTGTTACGACGGGCGCGACAAAGAGGCCATCACCAATACCGCGGTGGCCGCCAGACTGGCGACGGTCTACCTCGACGTGATGCGGCGCATCGGCAGCGCCCGAGAACACGATTCAGCGGCTGACCAGTTCGATTTCCTCGTCAGGATGTTGCCGACCGACAACAAGGCGGACGACCTGAAGCGGGCATTGAGTGGGGTGGCGCTGAAGATCAGGCAGGCGGCCGATTGA
- a CDS encoding phosphorylase kinase: protein MLMVLNEEVRGFIRTCYSAADIDRLVAWLRSHGTFDFPAFPNGLYPASPVTEGSRHTGYGRVWVRDNVHIAAALHACGLVEQAYATVDALARFFRGQAGRFVAISDGESDPAEHGMRPAIRFRPETLVPDQDWPNAQNDALGYFLWLYARLARERMAAGRSIDWDVLALFPPYLRAIAYWQDEDSGHWEETPKVSASSIGTVVAGLRALLALIGDAAAQAIPARHSAALGADLIEQLIAQGSDALGGILPAECVQPDPDKHRRYDAALLFLIHPLDVVDDAMADRIVEDVLEHLSGDIGVRRYPGDSFWCTDYRSKLARDQRTRDWSRDLATRNALAGPGEEAEWCLFDPVLSLIAGTRYRRTGAIADLERQTFHLNRSLGHLTAATSAIPALRCPELYHLQDGRHETSDATPLLWTQALLLRALLALRHNLDAKR from the coding sequence ATGCTGATGGTGCTCAACGAGGAGGTGCGCGGCTTCATCAGGACGTGCTACTCGGCCGCGGACATCGACCGCCTGGTCGCGTGGCTGCGTAGCCACGGGACCTTCGATTTTCCCGCGTTCCCGAATGGCCTCTATCCCGCATCGCCGGTGACGGAGGGGTCTCGCCATACCGGTTATGGACGCGTCTGGGTGCGCGACAATGTGCACATCGCCGCTGCACTGCATGCCTGCGGCCTGGTCGAGCAGGCATATGCCACAGTCGATGCGCTGGCGAGGTTTTTTCGCGGGCAGGCGGGACGGTTCGTGGCGATCAGCGACGGCGAGTCGGATCCCGCTGAGCACGGCATGCGCCCGGCGATCCGCTTTCGTCCGGAGACCCTGGTGCCCGACCAGGACTGGCCGAATGCACAGAACGATGCCCTGGGGTATTTCCTGTGGCTGTATGCGCGTCTGGCGCGGGAGCGAATGGCGGCGGGGCGGTCCATCGACTGGGATGTGCTGGCGCTGTTCCCGCCCTACCTCCGCGCCATTGCGTACTGGCAGGATGAGGACAGCGGCCACTGGGAGGAGACGCCGAAGGTCTCGGCATCGAGCATCGGTACCGTGGTGGCCGGACTGAGAGCGTTGCTGGCGCTGATCGGCGATGCGGCGGCACAGGCCATACCGGCGCGACACAGCGCCGCGCTGGGGGCCGATCTCATCGAACAGCTGATTGCTCAGGGCAGCGACGCGCTCGGTGGCATTCTGCCGGCCGAGTGCGTGCAGCCCGACCCGGACAAGCATCGTCGCTACGATGCCGCACTGCTGTTCCTGATCCATCCGCTCGACGTGGTCGACGACGCAATGGCGGACAGGATCGTGGAGGATGTGCTCGAACACCTGTCAGGTGACATCGGCGTACGGCGGTATCCCGGTGATTCGTTCTGGTGCACCGACTACCGGAGCAAGCTGGCGCGGGACCAGCGCACACGCGACTGGAGCAGGGACCTGGCGACACGCAACGCCCTGGCGGGCCCTGGCGAGGAGGCCGAGTGGTGCCTGTTCGATCCGGTCCTGTCGCTGATCGCCGGCACGCGGTATCGGCGCACCGGCGCGATCGCGGACCTCGAACGTCAGACATTCCACCTGAACCGTTCGCTCGGTCACCTCACCGCTGCGACGTCCGCGATCCCGGCGTTGCGCTGCCCCGAGTTGTACCATCTGCAAGACGGCCGCCACGAGACCAGCGACGCGACCCCGCTGTTGTGGACGCAGGCGCTGCTGCTGCGTGCACTGCTGGCATTGCGACACAACCTCGACGCAAAACGCTAG
- a CDS encoding META domain-containing protein, which translates to MNRLRCFSVLAIATLWAAAAVASELAGTAWQLVRIQSMDDAVYAADDRARYTLAFEPDGTARMKADCNRGQGSWHSEASGQLRFGPVAATRAMCPPGSLSEKYLAQFEWVRSYVRRDGHLFLATMADGAIIEFEPVDDAPAVATVLGEAVHTTDVEEVQAAIITRLFDQYAAEQGIAAEPAEIDAFVDNLRHGMAAEGLTADTGLTAEDAAALDVMRRQMARSIIRQWKINKALYESYGGRIIYQQLGPEPLDAYRRFFEQRQAAGAFEIRDPIVAERFWRYFTDESIHDFMEPGGADESRAFAVPPWVGSRAIAK; encoded by the coding sequence ATGAATCGCCTGCGATGCTTTTCCGTCCTGGCAATCGCGACCCTGTGGGCCGCAGCGGCAGTCGCCTCCGAGCTGGCGGGCACCGCGTGGCAGCTGGTCCGGATCCAGTCGATGGACGACGCTGTCTATGCCGCGGACGACCGGGCACGGTACACGCTCGCCTTCGAGCCGGACGGCACCGCAAGGATGAAGGCCGACTGCAATCGCGGGCAGGGGTCCTGGCATTCGGAGGCGTCCGGACAGCTGCGGTTCGGCCCCGTCGCGGCGACCCGTGCCATGTGCCCGCCCGGATCGCTGTCTGAAAAATACCTCGCCCAGTTCGAATGGGTGCGCAGTTACGTGCGCAGGGACGGGCATCTGTTCCTCGCCACCATGGCCGATGGCGCCATCATCGAGTTCGAACCCGTCGACGACGCGCCAGCGGTGGCCACGGTGTTGGGTGAAGCGGTCCACACCACGGATGTCGAAGAGGTGCAGGCCGCCATCATCACGCGCCTGTTCGATCAGTATGCCGCGGAACAGGGCATAGCAGCCGAGCCGGCGGAGATCGATGCCTTTGTCGACAATCTGCGCCATGGCATGGCCGCAGAGGGACTGACGGCCGACACCGGCTTGACCGCCGAAGACGCCGCGGCGCTCGACGTGATGCGTCGTCAGATGGCGCGTTCGATCATCCGTCAATGGAAGATCAACAAGGCACTGTACGAAAGCTACGGTGGGCGCATCATCTATCAGCAGCTCGGCCCCGAGCCGTTGGACGCCTACCGGCGCTTCTTCGAACAACGGCAGGCGGCAGGCGCGTTCGAGATCCGCGATCCGATCGTCGCGGAACGGTTCTGGCGTTACTTCACCGATGAGTCAATCCACGATTTCATGGAACCGGGTGGTGCGGACGAGTCCCGGGCATTTGCCGTGCCGCCCTGGGTCGGGAGTCGAGCGATAGCCAAGTAA